Below is a genomic region from Deltaproteobacteria bacterium.
GCATGGATTGCAACGCCTTGCACGCCGCGTTGACGATGGGATAGGCGATGGGCGAGGATGTCAACGCCGGATGCGTGCCCATCTGGAACTGGACCATGTCGTTGGCGGTCATTTTGTGCATGATGCAGGCGCTCAGGACGTTGACCATTTCACCCACGGAACGGCCGCCGGAAATGGAACCACCCAGAATCACGCCCGTATCCTTGGCGAACACCAGTTTGAGCTTGGTCATGCTCGAATTGGGCATGCCGCCGGGGTGCGTGTCGGGAGCCTCGGCCAGGCCGGTGACATATTCCATGCCCATTTGCCCGGCCGACCGTTCGGTCAGGCCCGCCACGCCAAAGGCCCGGCCGTTGATCATGGTCGAAAACACGCTGATCACGCCGCAATTCTGATGCACCGGCGAAAAAAGATTCGAGCCGGCGATACGTGCCTCGGATGTCGCCACGGAGGCCAGCATCACGCCCACCGGACGACCGTTGAAAAATGACGGCTTCTCCGCGCAATCGCCGCAGGCGAACACATTGGGGTCGTTGTAGCTCTGCATGTAGCGGTCGACCTTGATGGTGTTGCGAAAGCCCATCTCCAGTCCGGACTCCTTGGCCAGGGTGGTATTCGGCACCGCGCCAATGCCCAAAATGACCATATCGGCCTTGAGCTCCACGCCCCCCGCCAGTTTCACGCCGGTAACCGCGTCGCCACCCAGAATGGCCTCGACCTTGGTATTGACCATGACCTTGACCCCGGCGTCCGTCAGCCTGGATTCCGCTTCAACGCAGTACTCGTCGTCCATGGCCATCTGCAGGCAATGCGGCATGGCCTCCACCACGGTCACGTTGACGTTCCGCCCCTTGCGGCATTCGTCGGCGAATTCCACGCCAATGAAGCCGCCACCAATGATCACCAGATCCTTGACCCCCTTCATGCATTCAAGAACGGACCCCAGGTAGTCGAATTCCTTCTTCACCGGGTAGACATTTTTTTTGTCCACGCCGGGGATGGGAGGAACCATGGGCAGCGACCCGGTGGCGAAAACCAGTTTGTCATAGCCGATGGTCTCGCCGCCCTTGAGCGCAACCACCTTTTTCTCGCGATCCACGGTGATCGCCTCGTCCTTGATCAGCTCGATACCGTTGCTCTCCAGCAACCCGTCAGGAACCACGTTGTTCTGCGGTCCGCCAACGGTTCCATAAATATACGGGATACCGCAGGGGATGAGCACCGTCCCCTCCTTGCGCACCAGGGTCACCTTTTTGTCCGGGTAATACCTTCTGCAACTGATCCCCGCCGTTATTCCGGAAAGGCCGCCCAACACCAATACGTCTGTCTGCTTCATGGTAAAACTCCGTTAGCTTTTTTGGTTGTTTCTCGTCATGCCGTTGGCGCGCGGTCATGAGCGTGAACAGTCGCGCCGCGACCGGTGTCCCAATGTTCCAGCCCGCGCTCCGACCACGACAATTGCAACCTTGTAGCACTCTGTTTTTGATTTTGCCAGGATCGCCCCCCATGCAATCCGTGACCCCGTCGCCTTCACGCGCAAACACCCCAACCACCGGGAACAAAGACAAAAATCAAAAATCAGCGGACATTCCACGTCCCGGCCCAAGAATACGGGCTTAACTTTCCGACGATTCTGTCCGATGGAATCCGTAAGCGTCATGGTCCGCGCGGCCGGGAGGACTTATGGAAACACAAGCATCATCGGGCCTGGGCACCTCGTCCCAGATTTGGGATCGGCGAACCTTCGGGGCCGCCGTGGTCAGCACAACGCTCGACTACATGAATCGCAATGAAAACCAGAACAGAATGAACAACAGTTACGACTTCCAAAAAAGCGTGCTCGGAGCCGCCTACACGGGCAAGGGCACGCTCGCGGACACAATCGCGTAACACGGCTGGCCATGGCGCTTGGTGTGGAGACTTCTCCACGAGTTGGCCCCGGATGCGTGCATCCGGGGCCTTTTCATGACGCTCAAGTTTTTCCGGCAATGACCGATACAAAACATGCGGCAGGGACGCCGCGCGATGAAAATTTCCACCAGGCCAAGGACGGCCAAGGACACATCATGGCACTGACACGCATTTCCCAATCCCAAGGACAAGGTCGACAATGGCCGGACGGCCACCCCACCTGGACCATGCGGCACCGCTTGCGAAAACAACGGGATACCAAAGCTCCGGACATCCTCGCCGAACCAACCTACACGGCCAGGGGCACCTTGCTTCCGGCCGTTTCATCCCTTGAAATCACGGTCTAGACACCCCCCGGCCTTCACAACATGGCCAGCAGCGCGTCGTGGACGCGGCCGTTGCTGGCCACGATCATATATTCACCCAACTGGTAGCCCGAACCATCCAAACCACTGACCCGCCCGCCAGCCTCTTCCACCAGAAGCCAGCCAGCGGCGGTGTCCCAGGGCTTGAGGCCGGTTTCGTAATAGCCCTCGAAGCGACCGCAGGCGGTATAGGCCAGATCCGTGGCCGCCGAACCCAGCCGGCGCA
It encodes:
- a CDS encoding pyridine nucleotide-disulfide oxidoreductase — encoded protein: MKQTDVLVLGGLSGITAGISCRRYYPDKKVTLVRKEGTVLIPCGIPYIYGTVGGPQNNVVPDGLLESNGIELIKDEAITVDREKKVVALKGGETIGYDKLVFATGSLPMVPPIPGVDKKNVYPVKKEFDYLGSVLECMKGVKDLVIIGGGFIGVEFADECRKGRNVNVTVVEAMPHCLQMAMDDEYCVEAESRLTDAGVKVMVNTKVEAILGGDAVTGVKLAGGVELKADMVILGIGAVPNTTLAKESGLEMGFRNTIKVDRYMQSYNDPNVFACGDCAEKPSFFNGRPVGVMLASVATSEARIAGSNLFSPVHQNCGVISVFSTMINGRAFGVAGLTERSAGQMGMEYVTGLAEAPDTHPGGMPNSSMTKLKLVFAKDTGVILGGSISGGRSVGEMVNVLSACIMHKMTANDMVQFQMGTHPALTSSPIAYPIVNAACKALQSMRR